A portion of the Polaribacter cellanae genome contains these proteins:
- a CDS encoding ATP-binding cassette domain-containing protein, with translation MKNTHFAIHKSSILPKSKLLNNILNGKHSLQILKAKKGFLFSYSVLEKLMKIEAKHNTNTLIKNRSIRSLSRGEQQKALLNYAMLQKPHFLILDSPFESLDIASVKLLKEKLVKLSSEIIILQIFNRKEEILPVISRVLEIENDKIKNQIPIENYHYKNETFIFDGEIPKSIIVYKDIKNTIICFKNVNVFYDKNQVLNSINWTIHKNEFWQIIGPNGSGKSTILSMIYGNNVKAYEQEIYLFGKKKGTGESVWEIKRKIGYFSPNLLELFHRKQTVKQMILSGFYDSVGLYQTPSTFQKTTADNWIQLLNLDSDKNTAVQNISVANQRLVLIARAMIKHPPLLILDEPLINLDEKGTAIVVALINKIAKESNTTVLFVSHRIVNDLQPDFTYELTPTKNGSLGNVKKDV, from the coding sequence ATGAAGAATACCCATTTTGCAATTCATAAATCTTCGATTTTACCCAAAAGCAAATTATTAAATAACATTTTAAATGGTAAACATTCTTTACAAATTTTAAAAGCAAAAAAAGGTTTCTTATTTTCTTACTCAGTTTTAGAAAAACTGATGAAAATTGAAGCAAAACACAATACCAACACACTTATAAAAAACAGAAGCATTCGTTCTTTGTCAAGAGGAGAACAACAAAAAGCATTACTCAACTATGCAATGCTACAAAAACCGCATTTTTTAATTTTAGACAGTCCTTTTGAAAGTTTAGACATAGCTTCTGTAAAATTATTAAAAGAAAAACTTGTTAAGTTATCTTCAGAAATAATTATTCTTCAAATTTTTAATAGAAAAGAGGAAATTCTACCTGTAATATCTCGTGTTTTAGAAATTGAAAATGATAAAATAAAAAACCAAATTCCAATTGAAAACTATCATTATAAAAATGAGACCTTTATTTTTGATGGAGAAATTCCAAAATCGATAATCGTTTACAAAGACATTAAAAATACAATAATTTGTTTTAAAAATGTAAATGTTTTTTATGATAAAAATCAGGTTTTAAATTCGATAAATTGGACGATTCATAAAAACGAGTTTTGGCAAATAATTGGCCCAAATGGATCTGGAAAATCGACTATTTTATCCATGATTTATGGAAACAACGTAAAAGCTTACGAACAAGAAATTTATTTATTTGGCAAGAAAAAAGGAACAGGAGAAAGTGTTTGGGAAATAAAAAGGAAAATCGGTTATTTCAGTCCTAATTTATTAGAATTATTTCATAGAAAACAAACTGTAAAACAAATGATTTTATCTGGTTTTTATGACAGTGTTGGTTTGTATCAAACACCTTCTACATTCCAAAAAACCACAGCAGATAACTGGATTCAATTACTAAACTTAGATAGTGATAAAAATACGGCTGTCCAGAATATATCTGTTGCGAACCAACGTTTGGTTTTAATTGCAAGAGCAATGATAAAACATCCACCTTTATTAATTTTAGACGAACCTCTTATTAATTTAGATGAAAAAGGAACCGCAATTGTGGTTGCTTTAATTAATAAAATAGCCAAAGAAAGCAATACAACTGTACTTTTTGTTTCTCACAGAATTGTAAATGATTTGCAACCAGACTTTACCTACGAACTTACGCCAACTAAAAATGGTTCTTTAGGAAATGTTAAAAAAGATGTTTAG
- a CDS encoding KdsC family phosphatase produces the protein MEISYKQLLPKINTLIFDVDGVLTNGMVTIMPDGELVRHMNIKDGYALKTAVNKGFNVCIISGGRNEGVRTRLANLGIKDIFLGAHDKIMQYNQLVEKYDLQPENVLYMGDDLPDFPVMKLVGMPCCPNDAAPEIQQISKYISYKKGGEGCVRDIIEQILRVQGKWENNFNAKYD, from the coding sequence ATGGAAATTAGCTATAAACAATTATTACCCAAAATAAATACCTTAATTTTTGATGTGGATGGTGTTCTAACAAACGGAATGGTAACCATTATGCCAGATGGAGAATTGGTAAGACACATGAATATAAAAGATGGTTATGCTTTAAAAACAGCTGTTAATAAAGGTTTTAACGTGTGTATTATTTCTGGCGGAAGAAACGAAGGTGTAAGAACTCGTTTGGCAAACTTAGGTATTAAAGATATTTTCTTAGGCGCTCATGATAAGATTATGCAATACAATCAATTGGTAGAAAAATACGATTTACAACCAGAAAACGTATTGTATATGGGAGATGATCTTCCAGATTTCCCAGTGATGAAATTAGTAGGAATGCCTTGTTGCCCAAATGATGCGGCTCCAGAAATTCAGCAAATTTCTAAATATATTTCTTACAAAAAAGGTGGCGAAGGCTGTGTTAGAGATATAATTGAACAAATTCTTCGAGTACAAGGAAAATGGGAGAATAATTTCAACGCAAAATACGATTAA
- a CDS encoding DUF2147 domain-containing protein, which yields MKKIFLTTLLFILTFTINAQTIFGKWNSRNDKGVVDSVLEIYKKEGKAYGKVVKIMNPDRKDARCVDCEGEFKNKPILGLDILSGLKKDDDEWSGGTIIDPRNGKTYKCYIKLVKPNKLKLRGYIGVSLFGKTAYWERAK from the coding sequence ATGAAAAAGATATTTTTAACAACTTTACTTTTTATTTTAACTTTTACTATAAATGCACAAACTATTTTCGGGAAATGGAATTCTAGAAACGACAAAGGTGTCGTAGATTCTGTTTTAGAAATTTACAAAAAAGAAGGAAAAGCTTACGGAAAAGTTGTTAAAATTATGAATCCTGATAGAAAAGATGCACGTTGTGTAGATTGCGAAGGCGAATTTAAAAACAAACCCATCTTAGGTTTAGACATCTTATCTGGTTTAAAGAAAGACGATGATGAATGGTCTGGAGGAACCATTATAGATCCAAGGAACGGAAAAACATACAAATGTTATATTAAACTTGTAAAACCGAATAAACTAAAACTTCGTGGTTATATTGGAGTTTCACTTTTTGGAAAAACAGCTTATTGGGAAAGAGCGAAGTAA